Proteins encoded in a region of the Dasypus novemcinctus isolate mDasNov1 chromosome 24, mDasNov1.1.hap2, whole genome shotgun sequence genome:
- the MRPS26 gene encoding small ribosomal subunit protein mS26, with protein sequence MLRALSGLGARAPRQPRALLVVPARGRKSRHDPPAKSKAGRVQSPPAVDPAELLVLTERYREYRLTVRALRLEFVAEVRKKVHEARAGVLAERKARENAAEHRELMSWNQAENQRLHELRLARLLQEAREQEQRQAEKKACQAREAQAWAQLKEREVLQLQEEAKNFITRENLDARVEEALDSPKSYNWALTREGLPVRPRTGTSSA encoded by the exons ATGCTGCGCGCGCTGAGCGGCCTGGGCGCGCGGGCGCCGCGCCAGCCCCGGGCCCTGCTGGTGGTCCCCGCGCGCGGCCGCAAGAGCCGCCACGACCCCCCGGCCAAGTCCAAGGCCGGGCGTGTGCAGTCCCCGCCCGCGGTGGACCCCGCGGAGCTCTTGGTGCTGACCGAGCGCTACCGGGAGTACCGCCTGACGGTGCGCGCCCTCAG GCTGGAGTTCGTGGCCGAGGTGCGGAAGAAAGTGCACGAAGCCCGGGCCGGGGTCCTGGCGGAGCGCAAGGCCCGGGAGAACGCCGCTGAGCACCGGGAGCTGATGTCCTGGAACCAGGCGGAGAACCAGCGGCTGCACGAGCTGCG GCTGGCGAGGCTGCTGCAGGAGGCGCGGGAGCAGGAGCAGCGGCAGGCCGAGAAGAAAGCCTGCCAGGCCCGCGAGGCGCAGGCCTGGGCGCAGCTCAAGGAGCGGGAAGTGCTGCAGCTGCAG GAGGAGGCAAAAAACTTCATCACACGAGAGAACCTGGATGCCCGGGTGGAGGAAGCATTGGACTCACCAAAGAGCTACAACTGGGCGCTCACGAGAGAGGGGCTGCCGGTCAGGCCACGCACAGGGACATCTAGCGCCTAG